GAACACGAGCATTGGGACCAGGCACTATCCGTGTTGGAAGAAATGATGCAGCATTTTCCTGAGTTCTTGCTGGCCAAGCATAAATATGCTTATGCCTTGTTTCATAGTGGAGATAAGCATGGAGCAATTGAATTAGAGAAACAATGGCTGAAGAAGAATCATACTAATATTCATAGCCACGTCAATTTAGCTGGTTTTTATTTAGAGCAAGGTTTTCCTGAGAAAGCAGAGATCCATGTCAACGTCCTCTTTAATGTTTTTCCTATGCACGAACAGCAGAAGCTCGCCGTAGCTGAAACGTTGTCTCGCGCTGGGCATTATGAGGAAGCGGTCGAACGATTCCGTATCCTCGACCAAAAGCAGGTGATTCAGCGGCGTGTCTATTACAAGTGGTACAGCATTGCTTTATACCACACCGGCAACCCTTCAAAAGCTCTTCAGCTCTGGGAAAAAGGATGTCACTCTTTTCCGAAGCTGGGCGAAGAAGACGGGCCATGGAGCGATAAGTAGGGTTAAAAGGACTGCCTTGTTCAATGAAGCACATTAATGGACGATGGTACTAAGATTTACTATGATAAGGAAGGCATAAAAATTGATACAATTGGATTCACAAGGAGTTGATGTTCGATGACGGATGAGCGCGTTTATGATGTGATTATCGCAGGTGCAGGTCCAGCAGGCATGACAGCAGCTGTCTACACTTCCCGTGCTAACCTCGATACGTTGATGATAGAACGAGGAGTACCTGGCGGTCAGATGGCGAATACAGAAGATGTTGAAAACTATCCTGGATATGAAAGTATTTTAGGACCTGATCTTTCCAATAAAATGTTTGAACATGCAAAAAAATTTGGTGCTGAATATGCTTACGGAGATATTAAAGAAGTAATCGATGGAAAAGAATACAAAACCGTAATCGCAGGAAAGAAAGAATATAAAACACGAGCAGTGATCATTACCACGGGAGCTCAATATAAAGAACTCGGCGTTTCTGGAGAGAAAGAATTGGGTGGACGTGGAGTCTCTTATTGTGCCGTCTGTGACGGAGCTTTCTTCCGTGACAAAGAACTTGTTGTTGTAGGTGGGGGAGATTCCGCCGTTGAAGAAGGAGTTTATTTAACCCGCTTTGCAAATAAAGTAACCATCGTGCACCGCCGCGATGAGCTTCGTGCCCAAAAAATCCTTCAGGACCGGGCGTTTGACAATGAAAAGATTGACTTTATTTGGGATACGGTTGTAAAGACCATCAATGAAAAAGACGGCAAGGTTGGCAGTGTGACCCTTCATAATCAAAAAACGAACAAGGAATATGAATTTACTGCAGATGGAACGTTTATTTATATCGGAATGATTCCGCTTAGTGAGCCATTTAAAAGTCTTGGGATCACTAATGATCAAGGATATATCGAAACGGATGAACGGATGGAAACAAAGGTACCGGGTATTTTTGCAGCAGGAGATATCCGTGAAAAAGAACTTCGTCAAATCGTTACGGCTACTGGAGATGGAAGTATAGCAGCTCAATCCGCTCAGCATTATATTGAAAATCTTCTCGAAGAATTAAAAGCTGTAAATTAAAAAAGTAATTTCAATTTAACCGTGTTGTAACACGTGTGAAACATTTATAGGGTACAATGTAAGTGATTAATTGACCCCCTTTTAATAGATAGATCTCTATTAAGCACAGGTGCTATCACCTGTGCATTTTTTTTGTGAAGATAAACATCTGGAAAATCATAATATTGTAGCGAATAGAATATTCATTGTATAATGATTAAAGATGCCCTCGAGAGAGAAAATGAGGTGACGCACATGCAGCGTGTATCGAACTGTATCTTGCGAGTTAACGATCAAATACTCCTGTTAAAAAAGCCAAGACGTGGCTGGTATGTGGCTCCAGGCGGAAAGATGGAAGCCGGAGAAAACATTAAAGATGCCGT
This Halobacillus salinarum DNA region includes the following protein-coding sequences:
- the trxB gene encoding thioredoxin-disulfide reductase, with translation MTDERVYDVIIAGAGPAGMTAAVYTSRANLDTLMIERGVPGGQMANTEDVENYPGYESILGPDLSNKMFEHAKKFGAEYAYGDIKEVIDGKEYKTVIAGKKEYKTRAVIITTGAQYKELGVSGEKELGGRGVSYCAVCDGAFFRDKELVVVGGGDSAVEEGVYLTRFANKVTIVHRRDELRAQKILQDRAFDNEKIDFIWDTVVKTINEKDGKVGSVTLHNQKTNKEYEFTADGTFIYIGMIPLSEPFKSLGITNDQGYIETDERMETKVPGIFAAGDIREKELRQIVTATGDGSIAAQSAQHYIENLLEELKAVN
- a CDS encoding tetratricopeptide repeat protein, translating into MTTSNSSAVKENKNVIPFMPTANFYFSHGIQAFQKRRFKAAVKWLNKAIEADPDEPLYPCQLSVIYTEVGSYHAANQLLTEVLAKFGKEYVDCYYLMANNYAHLGLLNDAKKYVETYLEQSGDGEFDEAAKQLLEMLDSLDDESLEDDDWAFEDEDDLLVYQETAFYHLEHEHWDQALSVLEEMMQHFPEFLLAKHKYAYALFHSGDKHGAIELEKQWLKKNHTNIHSHVNLAGFYLEQGFPEKAEIHVNVLFNVFPMHEQQKLAVAETLSRAGHYEEAVERFRILDQKQVIQRRVYYKWYSIALYHTGNPSKALQLWEKGCHSFPKLGEEDGPWSDK